The Methylocystis bryophila genome contains the following window.
CGGCGACTTTGGCGACTGGGGTCGTTCAAGACCCGTTCGTCGGTTCCCGAGTCTGTCCTTTCTCGACCTTCTCCCTCAACCGATGCGAGGGCTTGAATCGGAGAGATCTGCGGCGGCCGCGCGACGCTCCCTTTCCTGTCGGCGGTTCGCCGTCTGCGCGGCTCGATCTATCGCGCACGAAGAACGTTCCGAACTCGTGCAGCTTTACGCTTTCCTCTCCCCGGGACAGCGCGTCGGCAATTTCGTCCAGCGCACATTTGACGAGACGCGCCGCTTCCCGTCGCGACAGGCTCGGAAAGCGCTTCAGGATGGCGGTCGCGAGGTCGTTTCGCGTTACGGTGCGAGCGCCTTTTTCCGATGTCCGCGATGCCTCGCGAGAATACGGAGATGCGGACGACGATGATTTCTCCACGGGCATCTTAAAAGTCCGCTGTCCAAAAAGATCGCCGGGGACCTTCGCGCCAACGGCGCATGGGTCCCCGGCAGAGTTCAGTAGGCGCCGGCGCCGCTCAGAACGGCGTAGGGGGTGCGCAAGAGAAGCCAGATATCGAGCCGGAGCGAGCGCCGGCGGACATATTCGCGGTCGAGCGCGACCTGGCCGACGAAGTCGATGTTCGCGCGTCCGCAGACCTGCCAAAGGCAAGTGATGCCGGGCTTCACAAGCAGCCGATCGCGATCGCTAGGGGCGTATTTCGCCACTTCGGACGGCAGCGCCGGGCGCGGACCGACGAGAGACATGTCGCCGGTGAGCACGTTCCAAAACTGCGGAAGCTCGTCGATCGAGTATCTGCGGATGAAGCGGCCGGTCTCTGTGATGCGGGGGTCGTTATGATTCTTGTAACGGATATTATGCCGGGAGGTCGTCTCGCCTTGCATCTTCGCGTGCAGAGCGTCGGCTCCGACGCTCATCGAGCGGAACTTCACCATGGTGAAGGGACGGCCGTTCCTGCCGATACGCGTCTGACGGAAGAGAATCGGACCCGACGACTCCATCTTGATCGCGATCGCCGTCACCAGGAAGATCGGCGCAAACAGCGAGAACGCGCCGAGAGCGCCGACGATGTCGAGAGCCCGCTTGGCTGCGGGCCCCGCAGGCGCGACGAGGCGACGGTCGATCTGCGCCCAAAGCCAAGCGCGCTTTTGCGCGGCCGCTCCATGGCAGGAGGGTTCGAACCGCTGACGAGCGATGAAGCTCAGCGTCCGAAGGATGAAGACCGCATTGCTGATCAGATAGCGCGACCAGAGTTGAGCCGGCTCCTGCAGCAGACGCCACGTCCATTCGCAGCCGAGGCAGCGCAAGACGACCGGCGCGCGCGACACCCTGCCGGAGAAGACGTCGAAGAGGCCGCCGACGCCGACGACCACCGGAGTCCGCAGCGAGTCGAAGTTGCGCGCGATCCAGATGTCTTGCGTCGGCACGCCCATGCCGATCAACAGGATCGAGGCGCCGCTGGCGTTGATCTCTTCGATGGCGGCTTGCTTGTCCTCGGGGCTATCGATGTAGCCATGATGAACGCCGGCGATCACATCGTCATGGCCCATCGCCTTGACCGTGCGCGCCGCAGCCTCGGCCACGCCCGGCTCGCCGCCGAGCAGGAAGATCTTCACGCCCGCCTGTTCCGCCGCCGCGCAGAGCAGCGGGAAGAGATCCGTGCCGTTCACATTGTCGGCGAGCGGCGCGCCGGTCCAGCGCGCGGCGAGCGCCATGCCGCCGCCATCGGCATAGAGTCGATCCATGCCGTGCAGAACGCGGCTATAGGCGGGATTGGTCGCAGCGACCTTGACCCCATGCGAATTGACGAAGCTCACGCGCGTGCGACGGCCGGCGCGCGCGAGCCTCGCCAGATCATTGGCGGCCCCCTGCAGGGTCGAGTTGACGATCGTTAGATCGAACAGCTGAAGACTGGGAGCGCAAGCCGCAGACTCCTTCCACAGCAACGACGAACGGGCCGCGTTGCGAAGAAGCGCGCTCTCTTGAATCTCAAGGGCGTCGAGCGACATCTCAAGCCTCCAAATTGGCATTCGTGCGCAGGGGGTTCACGAGACGTGCCAGGAGACGGATGTTTGCATAACGCTATGAAAACACAGTATAAAATAGAGGAAGGCCGGCGGACCGATCGAATTTTGCGAAGCCGATCCAACGATTTCGCATTGCAAATTGGGAATTGCAAAAACTGGGAATCCTGCGTTACTTGAGCGCTGACCGTAGCGCGCTTTCCCGTCCATTTTCATTCGCAAATTGCGAAGGAAGGCTTCTCGCAGTTTGATGCGCGTCCAACTCTCTGTTTCTTCGTGGTCTCCGGTTGGCGCCCGCGATGCAGCGTCCGGGCGAGGTAGAGTTCAGCAGGCTCGGGAGCCTCTAACGTGCTCAAAACGCTTAAGGAGCTAACGGATAAGGCGCTCTCGGGCCACGTGGGGAAGATCCTGCGGGGGTTCAGCGCGCATGGCGGCGCGGAGATGGCCAATCGCGTCGTTCGTCTCGCTGCGACCGTCGTGATCGCGCGCCGGCTCGCTCCCGACATCGTCGGCGAAGC
Protein-coding sequences here:
- a CDS encoding HU family DNA-binding protein, which codes for MPVEKSSSSASPYSREASRTSEKGARTVTRNDLATAILKRFPSLSRREAARLVKCALDEIADALSRGEESVKLHEFGTFFVRDRSSRADGEPPTGKGASRGRRRSLRFKPSHRLREKVEKGQTREPTNGS
- a CDS encoding WecB/TagA/CpsF family glycosyltransferase — its product is MSLDALEIQESALLRNAARSSLLWKESAACAPSLQLFDLTIVNSTLQGAANDLARLARAGRRTRVSFVNSHGVKVAATNPAYSRVLHGMDRLYADGGGMALAARWTGAPLADNVNGTDLFPLLCAAAEQAGVKIFLLGGEPGVAEAAARTVKAMGHDDVIAGVHHGYIDSPEDKQAAIEEINASGASILLIGMGVPTQDIWIARNFDSLRTPVVVGVGGLFDVFSGRVSRAPVVLRCLGCEWTWRLLQEPAQLWSRYLISNAVFILRTLSFIARQRFEPSCHGAAAQKRAWLWAQIDRRLVAPAGPAAKRALDIVGALGAFSLFAPIFLVTAIAIKMESSGPILFRQTRIGRNGRPFTMVKFRSMSVGADALHAKMQGETTSRHNIRYKNHNDPRITETGRFIRRYSIDELPQFWNVLTGDMSLVGPRPALPSEVAKYAPSDRDRLLVKPGITCLWQVCGRANIDFVGQVALDREYVRRRSLRLDIWLLLRTPYAVLSGAGAY